Genomic DNA from Peribacillus simplex:
AGCGGCACAGGGTTACAAGGAAATAACCCTGCTTGGACAGAATGTGAATGCTTACGGTAAAGATTTTACGGATATCGAATATCGTTTCGGCGATTTGATGGATGAAATCCGTAAAATCGATATTCCACGTATTCGTTTTACGACAAGCCATCCCCGTGATTTTGATGATCACTTGATTGAAGTACTGGCTAAAGGCGGCAATCTCGTTGACCATATCCATCTTCCAGTTCAATCGGGAAGTACGGACACACTTAAAATCATGGCCCGTAAATATACACGCGAACAATATTTAGAGCTAGTAAAAAAGATCAAGAAAGCTATCCCAAGTGCATCGCTAACCACTGACATCATTGTAGGATATCCGAATGAAACGGAAGAGCACTTTGAAGAAACGATGTCTTTATACCGTGAAGTCGGTTTCGATGCAGCATATACTTACATCTATTCACCACGTGAGGGAACACCGGCTGCTAAAATGCAGGATAATGTACCGATGGAAGTGAAAAAGGAACGTCTGCAACGCTTGAATGCCCTTGTCAATGAAACGTGCGCATTGAAAATGAAGGAGTATGATGGACAGATTGTTGAAGTGCTCGTTGAAGGCGAAAGTAAGAAGAATGCTGAAGTATTAGCAGGTTATACAACGAAAAATAAGCTCGTGAACTTCAAAGGACCAAAATCCGCTATCGGCCATATCGTAAAAGTGAAAATCACCGGAACGAAAACATGGTCATTAAATGGGGATATGGTTGAAGAAGCAACGGCGATTGAGGTGGAGTAATATGACTAAATATACTAAAGATGACATTCTGAACAAAGCGGCCGAGCTTGCTGAAATGATCGCCAGCACGGAAGAAGTCGATTTCTTTAAACGGGCAGAAGCTCACATCAATGAAAACCAAAAAATCCGTGAAATGATCGCCAGCATCAAGAGCTTGCAAAAACAGGCTGTAAACTTCCAGCATTACGGCAAAGAGAAAGCATACAGCCAAGTTCAGGCCAAAATTGATGCACTTGAAAAACAATTGGATGAACTTCCGATCGTGCAGGAATTCAAACAATCCCAAGTGGATGTAAATGATCTTTTGCAAATGGTCTCTTCACAAGTATCGAACAAGGTGACGGACCTGATCATTGAATCGACCGAAGGAGACGTCCTTCGCGGTGAGACAGGTTCACAGGTACAAGCAGGCGGCGGAAGCTGTTCATGAATATCAAAAAAGCCCTTCTGATTTCTAGAAGGGCTTTTTAATATGCGGAAATCCTTATACAGTGCCCATTCGTGACACATATCCCAAAACTTGCGCATAAAATAACCTAGGTTTAAAACATTACAGCAGTTTTCAAACAATTAAAATTCTACGCACACTAGACTTTTACCACGCATAGGATGAATGGAAACTGTATGAGGAGGGTTCGCTAGCATGTCACAATATAGAGAGATAATTACTAAAGCGGTGGTGGCAAAAGGACGTAAATTCACAAAGTCCTCTCACACCATTTGCCCGGCTCATCATCCTTCTAGCATTCTAGGTTGTTGGATCATCAACCATAAATACGATGCAAAGAAAGTCGGCAAAAAGGTAGAAATTCACGGCAGCTACGAAATCAACGTCTGGTATTCTTATAACCAAAATTCGAAGACGGAAGTTGTAACTGAAAAAGTGCAATATACCGACGTTATTTCGCTGAAATACCGTGATCCCGATTGTCTTGATGACCATGAAATAGTTGCAAAAGCTGTCCAACAGCCGAATTGTTTAGAAGCTTGCATCTCCCCATGTGGACAAAAAATCATTGTCCATGTGGAAAGGGAATTCTTTGTGGAAGTCGTCGGCGAAACGAAAATTTGTGTCGCTGTTAGTCCAGATGGCCGCTGTGAGGATGACTGGGGCTCTGATTTCGATGATGAGGATTTCGAAGATTTAGATCCGGATTTCCTTGATGAATTCGAAGACGAATAGAATTTAGAAATTAATACCGGATGACATTCCCTTCATCCGGTTTTATTTAATTTGAAGCGGGACAAGTCCAGTGCAGGCCTGGGCATGATAAAAATAGGGATGGAGTGTAACTATATCCGTGCGTATGCTTTCAAAGGCAGCCCAAAAAAAGTTTGAATTCAAAGTATAATTGATTTTCCATGCAATTTCGAATACAGGCAATGTTGCTTTCCCGTATGTTATAATGAAGGACATAAATGTGTAATAGATTTTAGTTTGGAAAGGTTTTGAAGGAATGGCTGGATATACTCCGATGATACAGCAATATTTAAAAATTAAGGCAGAGTATCAGGATGCCTTTTTATTTTTTCGTTTAGGCGATTTTTATGAAATGTTTTTTGACGATGCACTGAATGCATCACAAGAGCTCGAAATCACATTAACGAGCCGAGAAGGCGGTAGTGAAGAGCGAATTCCGATGTGCGGCATTCCGTATCACTCGGCTGCTAATTATATTGATATATTGATAGAAAAAGGTTTTAAAGTAGCTATTTGTGAACAAACCGAAGATCCGAAGCAAGCCAAAGGTGTGGTACGCAGGGAAGTTGTCCAGCTGATTACTCCGGGAACGAAAATGGATAGTAAGGGTCTACGTGAAAAGGAAAATAATTATATTGCCACCATCACTTATTTCACGGATGGACAGTTTGGCTTTGGATACAATGATTTATCGACAGGGGAAAATAAGGTCACTTTAATTGAGAGTTTCGAGGAAGTCCTGAATGAATTTGCCATCCTTGGTGCGAGTGAAGTGGTCATTGCCGAGGATTTCAATGAAGAATGGAAAAAAAGGCTGCAAGAACGGGGCGCTGCCGCTCTTTCACTAGAGAGTAATTTACTTCAAAGCGAGTCATTCGTTGCATTGCTTCATCTATTAAAAGACCAGAAACTGGCGACAACGATCTCACGTTTATTGAATTATCTTTACCGTACCCAAAAACGCAGCCTGGATCATTTACAGCCAGTGCTTGCATATGAAACGTCACAATATATGAAAATTGATTATTATAGCAAACGTAATTTGGAATTAACTGAAACCATTCGTTCCAAAGGTAAAAAAGGCTCATTATTATGGCTGCTTGATGAAACGAAAACAGCGATGGGCGGAAGGATGTTGAAACAATGGATTGATAGACCGCTCATTAATAAAAAACAGATCGAGCGGAGACAAAACCTTGTTGAAACCCTGAAAAGTCAATACTTCGAACGGCAGGACTTACGTGAACGCCTTAAGGAAGTGTACGACTTGGAGCGGCTTGCCGGAAGGGTGGCCTTCGGGAATGTAAACGCTCGTGACTTGATTCAACTGAAACGTTCATTGCAGCAAGTGCCGATCATTCGTGAAATCGTGAAGTCAATGGCTTCCAATCAGGATATTTCAATTCTCGCCGATAAATTGGATCCTTGCGAAGAAGTGACGGATTTGCTTGAAACGGCGCTTGTAGAAAACCCGCCATTGTCCGTGAAGGAAGGGAATATCATTCAGGAAGGTTTCCATAAGGAGCTGGATACATACAGGGATGCCAGCAGAAATGGGAAAACTTGGATTGCGCAGCTTGAACGCGAAGAGCGGGAACGTACCGGGATCAAATCATTGAAAATCGGATATAATCGTGTATTTGGCTATTACATTGAAGTCACACGAGCCAATTTGCATCTGCTTGAAGAAGGCCGGTATGAACGGAAGCAGACCTTGACGAATGCCGAACGTTATATCACACCTGAATTGAAAGAAAAGGAAGCTTTGATTTTACAAGCAGAAGAAAAAAGCATCAGTTTGGAGTATGACTTATTCCTCAATCTTCGTGAAGAGGTCAAAAGCTATATCCCGCGCTTACAGGATTTAGCGAAAGGCGTCAGTGAACTGGATGTCCTGCAGTGCTTTGCAACGATTAGCGAAGAACGTCATTATGTGAAGCCAGTCTTTTCTGATGATCGAAGAATCGTACTGAAGGAAGGCCGGCATCCAGTGGTCGAGAAAGTCCTTCAATCACAGGAGTATGTCCCCAATGACTGCTTTATGGATGGAGACCGGGAGTTACTTTTGATCACAGGGCCCAATATGTCGGGTAAAAGTACGTATATGCGTCAAATTGCGCTAACATCGATTCTAGCGCAAATTGGATGCTTCGTATCCGCAAATATAGCTGAATTGCCTATTTTTGATAAGGTGTTTACTAGGATTGGCGCGGCAGATGATTTGATTTCCGGTCAAAGTACATTCATGGTCGAGATGCTTGAAGCAAGAAATGCCATCATGAATGCGTCAGAAAACAGTTTGATATTATTTGATGAAATAGGGCGGGGAACATCGACTTATGATGGGATGGCGCTTGCTCAGGCCATCATTGAATATATTCATGAGGAAATTGGGGCAAAGACTCTCTTTTCGACTCATTATCACGAATTGACTGTATTGGCAGCGGAACTGCCAAAATTGAAAAATATCCATGTCAGTGCCATTGAGCAAAATGGAAATGTCGTTTTCCTTCATAAAATTAAAGAAGGGCCAGCAGATAAAAGCTATGGAATCCATGTGGCTAAGCTAGCTGATTTACCGGAGCAGTTAATAGATCGGGCGGCCGCTATTTTAGCGCAGCTAGAGAATGAAAATGGACATGAAAAGGCGATGCCTGAACAGCCTGCTGTTGCTGTAGAAGCACCTATTGCCGAAGCTGACCCGGTAACATCCGTCAATGAAGCACAGCTTTCCTTCTTTGGGGAAGAGGCTCCTAAAGGAAGAGTGAATTCTTCACCTAAGGAAAAAAAGGTGCTGGATGACATAAAATCACTGGATATCCTTGAAATGACGCCGCTTGAAGCAATGAATACCCTTTATAAATTACAAAAGAAACTTAAATGAGAATTAAAGCGAGGCGATAAAAATGGGAAAAATCATACAGCTTGATGAGGCTTTATCTAATAAAATCGCAGCTGGCGAAGTTGTTGAACGCCCAGCCTCAGTCGTTAAGGAACTTGTGGAAAACGCAATAGATGCAAACAGTACTATTATAGAGATTGAATTGGTGGAGGCTGGACTTGGCTCCATTCGGATCGTGGATAATGGCGATGGGATTTTGGCTGACGACATAGAAGCGGCATTTAAACGCCACGCTACAAGTAAAATAAAAGATGAAAATGATCTTTTCCGAATTCGAACACTTGGCTTCCGCGGTGAAGCAATGCCCAGTATTGCTTCAGTTTCCCGTTTTGAAATGAAAAGCAGCACAGGCGAAGATGTGGGAACGCGCATACTTCTTGAAGGCGGCATGGTTAAGGAACTCGAGGCTTCATCCAGCCGGAAAGGAACGGATATCCTGGTTTCCGATTTGTTTTACAATACTCCTGCAAGGTTGAAATATATGAAAACCATTCATACCGAGCTAGGAAATATTACGGATGTCGCTAACAGGCTCGCACTTTCGCATCCGGATGTTTCCATACGGTTATCACACAACGAGAAGCGAATCCTGCATACGAATGGTAACGGTGATGTCAGGCAGGTGCTAGCCGCAATCTATGGTACGAATATTGCCAAAAAAATGATTCCGGTTCAGGCAAGCTCCTTGGACTTCAAATTATCCGGATATATCGTTATGCCTGAGGTCACCCGGGCTTCTAGGAATTATATTTCAACAATGATTAACGGCCGCTTCATTAAAAACTATGCGCTCGTGAAAGCAATCCTGGATGGGTACCATACACTTCTTCCAATTGGGCGTTTTCCAATTGCTTTGTTGAATATTGAAATGGATCCGATTCTTGTCGATGTCAATGTACATCCATCCAAAATGGAGGTAAGGCTCAGCAAGGAACAGGAATTGTATAGTCTTGTATCGGAAACGATTAAATCTTCGTTTAAAAAGATGACTCTAATACCAAGTGGATATGCACCAAAGCCGGAACAGGTGAAAAGTGAGCAAACTACGCTGGCATTGGACCATGTTGTCGAAAGCGGCAAGCGGGTCCT
This window encodes:
- the miaB gene encoding tRNA (N6-isopentenyl adenosine(37)-C2)-methylthiotransferase MiaB, which encodes MNEKQRLESQQVQAENPADKKSEKDFSKYFQAVYIPPSLKDAKKRGKEEVEYHDDFAIPEGFRGMGEGKKFYIRTYGCQMNEHDTEVMAGIFMALGYQATDTVDDANVILLNTCAIREGAENKVFGELGHLKSLKLEKPDLLLGVCGCMSQEESVVKRILEKHHFVDMIFGTHNIHRLPQILNEAYLSKEMVIEVWSKEGDVIENLPKVRKGKTKAWVNIMYGCDKFCTYCIVPYTRGKERSRRPGDIIQEVRHLAAQGYKEITLLGQNVNAYGKDFTDIEYRFGDLMDEIRKIDIPRIRFTTSHPRDFDDHLIEVLAKGGNLVDHIHLPVQSGSTDTLKIMARKYTREQYLELVKKIKKAIPSASLTTDIIVGYPNETEEHFEETMSLYREVGFDAAYTYIYSPREGTPAAKMQDNVPMEVKKERLQRLNALVNETCALKMKEYDGQIVEVLVEGESKKNAEVLAGYTTKNKLVNFKGPKSAIGHIVKVKITGTKTWSLNGDMVEEATAIEVE
- a CDS encoding RicAFT regulatory complex protein RicA family protein, whose translation is MTKYTKDDILNKAAELAEMIASTEEVDFFKRAEAHINENQKIREMIASIKSLQKQAVNFQHYGKEKAYSQVQAKIDALEKQLDELPIVQEFKQSQVDVNDLLQMVSSQVSNKVTDLIIESTEGDVLRGETGSQVQAGGGSCS
- a CDS encoding outer spore coat protein CotE — encoded protein: MSQYREIITKAVVAKGRKFTKSSHTICPAHHPSSILGCWIINHKYDAKKVGKKVEIHGSYEINVWYSYNQNSKTEVVTEKVQYTDVISLKYRDPDCLDDHEIVAKAVQQPNCLEACISPCGQKIIVHVEREFFVEVVGETKICVAVSPDGRCEDDWGSDFDDEDFEDLDPDFLDEFEDE
- the mutS gene encoding DNA mismatch repair protein MutS, whose protein sequence is MAGYTPMIQQYLKIKAEYQDAFLFFRLGDFYEMFFDDALNASQELEITLTSREGGSEERIPMCGIPYHSAANYIDILIEKGFKVAICEQTEDPKQAKGVVRREVVQLITPGTKMDSKGLREKENNYIATITYFTDGQFGFGYNDLSTGENKVTLIESFEEVLNEFAILGASEVVIAEDFNEEWKKRLQERGAAALSLESNLLQSESFVALLHLLKDQKLATTISRLLNYLYRTQKRSLDHLQPVLAYETSQYMKIDYYSKRNLELTETIRSKGKKGSLLWLLDETKTAMGGRMLKQWIDRPLINKKQIERRQNLVETLKSQYFERQDLRERLKEVYDLERLAGRVAFGNVNARDLIQLKRSLQQVPIIREIVKSMASNQDISILADKLDPCEEVTDLLETALVENPPLSVKEGNIIQEGFHKELDTYRDASRNGKTWIAQLEREERERTGIKSLKIGYNRVFGYYIEVTRANLHLLEEGRYERKQTLTNAERYITPELKEKEALILQAEEKSISLEYDLFLNLREEVKSYIPRLQDLAKGVSELDVLQCFATISEERHYVKPVFSDDRRIVLKEGRHPVVEKVLQSQEYVPNDCFMDGDRELLLITGPNMSGKSTYMRQIALTSILAQIGCFVSANIAELPIFDKVFTRIGAADDLISGQSTFMVEMLEARNAIMNASENSLILFDEIGRGTSTYDGMALAQAIIEYIHEEIGAKTLFSTHYHELTVLAAELPKLKNIHVSAIEQNGNVVFLHKIKEGPADKSYGIHVAKLADLPEQLIDRAAAILAQLENENGHEKAMPEQPAVAVEAPIAEADPVTSVNEAQLSFFGEEAPKGRVNSSPKEKKVLDDIKSLDILEMTPLEAMNTLYKLQKKLK
- the mutL gene encoding DNA mismatch repair endonuclease MutL, with protein sequence MGKIIQLDEALSNKIAAGEVVERPASVVKELVENAIDANSTIIEIELVEAGLGSIRIVDNGDGILADDIEAAFKRHATSKIKDENDLFRIRTLGFRGEAMPSIASVSRFEMKSSTGEDVGTRILLEGGMVKELEASSSRKGTDILVSDLFYNTPARLKYMKTIHTELGNITDVANRLALSHPDVSIRLSHNEKRILHTNGNGDVRQVLAAIYGTNIAKKMIPVQASSLDFKLSGYIVMPEVTRASRNYISTMINGRFIKNYALVKAILDGYHTLLPIGRFPIALLNIEMDPILVDVNVHPSKMEVRLSKEQELYSLVSETIKSSFKKMTLIPSGYAPKPEQVKSEQTTLALDHVVESGKRVLEEAKKEASLLKDTLIREKQEQKRHVDHNEDFNLEPIKEIIYSNEQQQMEDAHIPVLQVDESKPNYESAEKYTTYTVEQEEEIEVNEPDTRIPPMYPIGQMHGTYIFAQNEKGLYIIDQHAAQERIKYEYFKEKVGRVENELQDMLVPITLEFSTDQCIRINEYRHELEKVGVYLEEFGYNAYIVRSHPQWFPKGIEQEILEEMIEQLLSMKKVDLKKLREEAAIMMSCKASIKANRHLRNDEIQALLDELRRTTDPFTCPHGRPIIISYSIYEMEKMFKRIM